The Candidatus Cloacimonadota bacterium DNA window TGGCAAGGGGGCCGCTGAAACCGATCAGCGCTTTTTTCCACCAGGCCAGGCGAAAAAATGAATCCGCGGCATCCTTGTCCGGAGAATCTGGATTTTCGCCTCGCATCTTTACATAGCCGCCCAGCGGTATCCAGCCTATGCGCCAGGCAACTCCGCTGTGCTTCCACTCTTTCAGGGGCTTGCCAAAGCCGATGGAGAATTTTTCGATGCCAACTCCAAACCAGCGAGCGGCTTTGTAATGTCCCAGTTCGTGGATGAAGATCATGATGCCAAAGGCGAGGATGGTATAGAGCAAAGTCATTGTTCGTGAAAAGGGTTAAAGGGTGAAAGATTGAAAAGCTGATGTCATTATACTGTGATGGTGGAGGAGGTCGATAACACGCAACATCGCGTCCATGATATCAAGCCATAGATATTGATTTGGGAAAGCTTCTGGGTCTCAGCATCAACATCAAGCGCCAGGCATATGCTACTTCTGGATCCGTCCCGCCAGCGTTATCGCGATATAAGACGCGACATCGGTGGAATAGGTTCCGGTGCTAAAACCGGCATCATAACCCAGTTCGATGGCGAGATCGTGCGAAATTCTGGGGCCCCCGCAGATGAAGAGCATTTTGTCCCTAAGCTGTTCAGCCTCAGCCAGTTCGATGAGCCGGGTGAGGTTTTTGATGTGGATGTTCTTCTGGGTCACCACCTGGGAAACGAGGATCGCATCGGCATTTTCGGCCCTGGCACGGCGCAGCAGCTCTTCCGAAGGCACTTGGGCGCCGAGGTTGATAGCGTTGAACCACTGATAGCGTTCCAGGCCGTAGCGGTGGTTGTAGCCTTTCATGTTCATAATGGCGTCGATCCCCACAGTGTGGGCGTCGCTTTCGATGCAGGCGCCAACGACTGTGATCACGCGGCCGATGTTTTCACTGATATAGGCGTCGGTGGCCTCCATATCCATGACGGGTGTTTCCACCACTTTGACCTTGATGCTGGCGGGATCCACAAACGCCGAAGTAACAGCGTAGGCTATAAAATGGGTGTAGCCTTCGCCCATGTCGCGCAGTCCGCAGATTTCGATCTCATCGTAGCCAATGTTTTTCAGAAGCAGGCGCGCTGCCTCTTTGCCAAAGGCGTCCGGCGGCACGGGCAAACTGAAGGAAAGCTGCATCTTGCCGTCGCCGGAGGTGTCGCCGTAGGGACGGATCATGGTTTTCTTGCTCATATTCCCAGCTCCTTGGTCATCTTGTTCAGGAAGGGGTTGAAGTAATTTTCGTCCTTGCGGAAAACGCCATCGAGGCCCTTGCCGCCTGTTTCGGGACGCTTGATGTCGGCAAAGTCGCCTCTGGCCATGGCGGGGAAAAGACCTTCGGCGGCCACGCCCTCCAGAAATTCCGCGGCTTCAGCCAGCACCTGATTGGCGCGCTGGTTGATAAAGCTGTCCGGGCTCAGGCAGAGGCTGTCATTAAGGTTTTTCACGGCTTTGAAGACATACTTCGCGTTTTCTATGGCCAGGGATCTGTCCGCCAGATGGGGCGTGTGGATCGCCTCGGTCATCATGCCCAACAACTGCACTCCCTGACCGGTGAGCTGGCCTGCGAAGTTGAACATGGCGTCCATGAGATGGGTCTTGAAGATGTTGCCGCTGGCGAACTTGGTGGGCGGCATATACTTAACCGGCGCCTGGGGAAAGAGTTCGCGGGTGAGCAGGGCGTGGGCAAGCTCATAGGAAAAGCTGTTCTCCAGTTCCGGATCAATCTCGTAGGCATGGCCGAGGCCCATCATTTCAGGCTTCACACCGCTAAGTAGGGCGAACTGCTCGTTCAGAAGCTGCGAGGCCGTGACGGTGTAGGCCTTTTCCACGGCGTCGGAGGTGGTGAGATAGTTGTCCTCTCCGGTCTGGATCTCGATGCCGGCAAAGGCATTGATCATGCGGCTGAAATACTGGTCCAGCAAGGTGCGCTTGGGGTTTATATCACGGAAAAGGATGCCGTACATGGCGTCATTGAGCATCAGGTCGAGCCTCTCAATGGCGCCCATCGCCGCGATCTCGGGCATGCAGAGCCCTGAAGCGTAGTTCGTTAGGCTGATGTAGCGCTGCT harbors:
- a CDS encoding D-lysine 5,6-aminomutase subunit alpha, with the translated sequence MLKLTLDDSVKQRARSAAASIAGSFGWLFDGYTSLAIERTVLRLVGIDGALEDGNPLPNVVVDHLRAGQALDKGAAIPVANAMLGRKLSAQSVADAVGRGEIDLAKQPQAAPDEIFSLLNNLADEMLSHIAKQRATREQMFAKYGPRRVPAIYVIVATGNIYEDAVQAKAAASEGADIIAVIRSTAQSLLDYVPFGATTVGFGGTYATQENFRIMRAALDEVSEKEQRYISLTNYASGLCMPEIAAMGAIERLDLMLNDAMYGILFRDINPKRTLLDQYFSRMINAFAGIEIQTGEDNYLTTSDAVEKAYTVTASQLLNEQFALLSGVKPEMMGLGHAYEIDPELENSFSYELAHALLTRELFPQAPVKYMPPTKFASGNIFKTHLMDAMFNFAGQLTGQGVQLLGMMTEAIHTPHLADRSLAIENAKYVFKAVKNLNDSLCLSPDSFINQRANQVLAEAAEFLEGVAAEGLFPAMARGDFADIKRPETGGKGLDGVFRKDENYFNPFLNKMTKELGI